A window of Schistocerca cancellata isolate TAMUIC-IGC-003103 chromosome 1, iqSchCanc2.1, whole genome shotgun sequence genomic DNA:
CACGAATGCGAATACGACAGCTATTAACGAAAGTGAAGTTGCTATTTATATTTCTCTCCGAGAGCATTGGCTAGACTACCAAGGAAAGCTCGGGAGACAAGGATAGGACGCCGGCTCTGAAAGAAAAGTAAATCTGTTATTCTGAAAATTGCGCAGCTTCTCGGAACGGAAGCGTGTTTAATCTTCGGTAAAGCAAGGAGAGGGCAAAGAAGACTGGCTCCTGATGCGGATCTGAATTTCTAATTAAAAAGATATCGTTACTGAGAACTGACGTCTCTTAAACAACAGTACCCCAGCACGCTTAAATGCGCCGTCGAGAAAGTAAGCCACTGAATTTCGTCCTTGTGTTTTATGGTTGTCTGTAATAAAGGGACGTACAGGAATAATTAAGGGTGAGAATTGGCGGCTTCCGGGAGCCATCACTGTCGTTGTAGAAGTAATTCTGTTTCACGTTGACCTCACTTGTGATACAAACTTTTGTTAAATACTATCTACCATAAAATATGAGAAACAAACTTTGAATACAGTCGACGCATATTGTCCTTCCCTTTTACTTATATGCCGTTATTCACAATATTTTGTTTGAATTCTGCCAAGTAAAGTTAGGGACTTGGATTTGGGCCGTTGTCTTTCGCAAGAAATTCTCCAACCGGCTGTACAGTCTGGAAgattaagtacagggtgattcaaaaagaaagaagagatttcagttgtttattacagacaaactatgaaagatagaaacatattGCGCATGCCACTGTATAGAAAAGGTTCAAAGATCTGTGTTCACAGAGACACTATACCATGCACTCCATATGAACACCATTCgtcgctcgagaaacatcgaaacggtagacCATTCCAGTCCATTCACGAGTCGACAGGTTTCTTTTCGACAGCGTCAAgagttcgatttctcagctcttgaagagtagctgccacagGTAAGACAAAGACCTTGTCTTTTATGTATCACCATAGAAAAAAATCGCTAGTTGTCGGGTCTGGTGACGTGGGAGGCCAAAAGCATTGAAAAGATCTTATGGTTCATCTCTTCCAATACAACGctgtgggatggtgttgttaagataacgccgcacctcaagATGAATGGCGGAAAGCCCTCATGCGTAAAAATGAAATCATCGGAATCTCCGTGAAGTTGAGCAAACAACcgatttttcagcatgtccaggtTTGACATTCCTATAACAGCTTCCTCCGCAAAAAAGTAAATTCCATAAACTTTGTTTTCAGAAACTGCACATAACACATACAGTTTCGGCAATTCTCTTTCATGTTCGACAACAAAGTCAGATTTTGTGCCtctcaaattcttacattatgtgtTTGCTTTACCCGCCAGATGAAATGTCGATTCGtccgaagcccgcatctcgtggtcgtgcggtagcgttctcgcttcccacgcccgggttcccgggttcgattcccggcggggtcagggattttctctgcctcgtgatggctgggtgttgtgtgctgtctttaggttagttaggtttaagtagttctaagttctaggggacttatgaccacagcagttgagtcccatagtgctcagagccattttgattcgtccgaaaagatgagtcgttcgcaAAAAGTGTCATATCCtgcagaactgaaatgcaaaattcttaTCTTCTGCTACGGATGCCGGGACGTAATTGCTAAAGCAACTGCAACTTATAAGGCTTCATACTGAGgcatcgtttcagaacacgccacgcCGTTGTTTCAGGAAGTAGGAGTTAATGTCCTGTCCCTCTTGAGGACTTCGAAgttccgtgtgaacgcatctcggatacgctcttCCCTTTGCATTTGCAAAcgacttccaagaattttgtatgcaaATCCTAGACATGCTTGTGCAGACGCGGCTTCTCGCTGAATGGACGGCGAAATGTACATACATTGCACTGGAACAGTGGATTGACTTCGCGCAGATTCCAACACACGAAAATAATTCTCTTTTGCTATAATCACTATGATGCCAGAAACCAACAACACTACAGAAGTGTCAAAACTTCGACTTGCATCTATTCAACGACACGTGTTCTTATTTTTTATAGCTCGTCTGTAATAAACCAAAGAATTTATTAAAAATTTGAATCACCTGGTAGTTCAGACTGCTAATATGACTCTTCTCTGCTTCTAAACTATGCAAACCTTAATTTGTACACGTTGCAGGATAATCACTACCGTCAGAAATATGGAAAGCGTCTAGAGTGTTGTTTCTGACACCGGCACTCTACCTGCAGCTGTATACCCACAACCGCAGACGTACTCTacaatcgagcgaggtggcacaatggctagcacactggactcgcactcgggaggacgactgttcaatcccgtctccagccatcctgatttaggttttccgtgatttccctaaatcgtttcaggcaaatggttcctttgaaagggcacggccgatttccttcccaatccttccctaacccgagcttgcgctccgtctctaatgacctcgttgtcgacgggacgttaaacactaaccaccaccaccgtaCTCTACAAATCCCTATACAATGAACGGCGCAGGCTATTTCGCATAGACATGTGTGATTTTTTCTCCTATTCAGTTCACGGACTGAGCGTGCGAATAGTGGCTGTCAGTACGCTTCTATGCCCGCCTTCATCATTCTCATGATCTCTCAGCAACATACACAGTGGTGGAAACAGATCTTTTTCGAAGGGATAATTTTCAAATGATTGTGTAAAAGTTACCGTGTGAATAATTTCGAGGCAACCAAGCGACGCAGCTTTTTGATCTTCGATGGCGGTCCTTCGAATCATTGTAAAGTAGTACTGGCACAGCGTTGTATTGTGAACTCACTAGTAGGCAAATTTGTACCATAATAGGTAGTTCTATCCAACTGATTGAAATAGGGGAAGAACCACAAGTCTTTGAAGGCCCgcagaggggcacgtggtcagcacaccgctctcctggctgttGATATAATCAACACGCTTCTGCAGAAATGACCATTAGACTACCACATATTAGAATTTCACTGAACCACCACTTTGCTTTCAGCATCAATCACTCTGCAATAAGTAATTGATTTCGTAATATGTACTTAGGTTATACACTTTGATCTTCAGGGAGGGCATACATTTTGCTTTTTACTGCTGTTTTCCTTTCAGTAATGGGCGGCAGCATCACCTAGTAAGAAAGGGATCCctaatacaatgatgcaaaacatTTAAGACGACAGTTATTTACCAAAACCATTTGTGTCAGAAGTGCTTGGTAACACAGTGAATGATACAGAAAAGTACTATGGTCACTCAGTAACAATGTTTTCTCTTGGCAACATTGTGTCTGTAATTAATGATACTTCATATGGCTGAGACACATACTCAGATACCACTATCATCTTGTTTTCAGGCTGTGTTCATCCTCGCCCTGGTGGCACTGGCACATGCAGGAGGCCCCGCCTCCTACCAGACAGTTACAAACACAGCAGACGCTGGAGCTGTGGGCTCTACACACGAGAGGACGGTGAAGGGCTACGGCGGCCTCAACAGCATCTCCGAGTACTCCAAGACCATCGACGGGCCACACTCGAGCGTGCGCGTGTCCATCTCCCGCTCCAGCAACGACGCCTACGGCTACGGCGGTGCCGCAGTCGCAGCCGCCCCAGCCGTGGCCTACACTGCAGCTGCTCCAGCTGTCGCAGCTGCCCCTGCTGTGGCCTACACGGCAGCTGCCCCAGCTGTCGCCGCAGCACCCGCTGTCGGTTACGCCGCCCGCACCGTCGCTGCTGCGCCCGCAGTAGCCTACACTGCTGCTGCGGCTCCAGCCGTCGCGTACGCTGCCAGGACGGTGTCTGCAGGTCCGGCCCTCGCCTACGGTGCCCGCACTGTTGCCGCAGCTCCTGCAGTTGCCTACACTGCTGCTGCTCCGGCCGTCACTTACGCGTCTCGCACTGTTGCCGCGTCCCCTGCAATCGCGTACACCGCCGCTGCTCCTGCAGTCACCTACGCTTCCCGCACTGTTGCCACGTCTCCCGCAGTAGCCTACACTGCCGCAGCTCCGGCTGTCACCTACGCCGCCCGCACAGTGTCTGCAGCTCCTGCCGTAGCCTACACCGCCGCCGCCCCTGCCGTGACGTATGCTGCCCGCACCGTCTCTGCAGCCCCTGCCGTGGCCTACACTGCGTCTGCCCCGGCTGTCACCTACGCTACACGCACCGTCGCTGCTGCACCGGCAGTTACGTACGCTGCTGCTGCTCCGGCAGTGACGTACGCCGCTCGTACAGTGTCCGCTGCTCCTGCCGTAGCGTACACTGCCAGTGCCCCCGCAGTGACGTACGCTGCCCGCACAGTAGCCGCAGCCCCTGCAGTAAGCTACACTGCAGCAGCTCCGGCTTACGGCAGCACCTACTACGGTCGTGCAGCTTACTCTGGCCTGGCATATGGCGCTGGATACTCAGCTGGATACGGAGCTCGTGCTATTGCCCCAGCTGCCGTCACCTACTCTGCCCCGGCTGTCACGTACGCTGCTCGCACTGTTACTGCAGCTCCCGCCCTCGCCTACAGCTCTGGCCTGACCTACGGAGCCGGATACTCCTACGGCGCCCCTGCTGCCACTGTCACCTACACGTCTGCCGCCCCCGCCGTCGGTGCCGCGTACCTCGGACGCGCATCTTACTCCGGCCTGGCCTACGGTGCACGTGCTATTGCACCAGCCCTGGCTTACAATTCCGGCCTGTCGTACGGAGCTGGATACACCTACGCCGCCTCCGCCCCTGCTGTCACCTACACCACCAGGACCGTGACGACAGCGCCTGCTGTCACCTACACAGCTTCCGCTCCAACTGTGACCTACAGTGGAGCCACCCAGTCTGCTTCCTACTCCGTGGCCGCCGGAGCACAGCTGGGCACGTCCTTCCACGGCCCTATTGCGCAGAGTGCTGCTCTTCACCTCCACGGCAAGGGACTCTTGTAAATGTCTCGCCCaagaagacaacacacacagtGCTGCCTTTTTCTCTCGCTCTGCACACATTCTTCTTCACGTCACTGCTGCAGCTTTCTTTTTGGAAAGCTAGACTGAAtgattttcatttttgtaaatCGCCATGTAACATACTGTTCTTCTCGCAATAAATGTCTTTTTGTACACCTCCAAACGTCGTTTCTCTGATTTTTCACGTGTAAGGAAAATTTCCTCTCAGCTATCAGTACTTTTATACACACTTTACAGTATACGTCTTATAGACATTTTCTCCTGTACTGTGCTGTAGAAATCATAGCACAGTATCCTCTGTTCTCCAAAACGTTCCAGTGCAAATCGTTCAAACTGATCTGCTTTGGCGTCTTGTCTCATGCGATCGTGCATTTGCTTACTTGCGGTCATGGAACTGAGCTGATCACACTACAGGTCATTACGTTATAAAAAAGCATGTGACAGACTTACAGAAGTGCTGTGGAGCTCCACATCAGCAGATAGCTTTTTAAGCTTTGTGCAGCGAGAAGAGTACACATACACGTGTCCATAAACTGGATTACCcgattttaataaataataataccagTTACATAAAGTATTCAGAGACTAGTGACTCTGGCATATatctctacattttttttttctttttgcctgaGATATTCAGGCAACTAACTGTGTGTAGCAATCACTGACTTCTCTTTCTCGTAAATTCTGCAGTAAAACTGCTATTAACAGTGCTGCATCTATAACTTCCGATTTCCATATACAgcgaattttctttcatttttaataaattgaaaTATCTCTTACTTAAAACTATACTTTGTCATTGTTTTTCTTTTGGGCACCATCCGCGGATTCTTTTAAATTCCCAATACTTCTTACACTTCAACTAACGGAAAATCAGAAAACAATTAGTCTTTTCTTCATTTTGGGAGTGTAATGAAATAACGTCTACTCTTGCTTCTTTGTACAACTGGACATTTGAAATTGGGCATGTGAACCATTCTTTAAATTCCCTTTCGTATACACTGGACCTGGTACTaagtaaaacaaagaaaaagaaaaatcaaacaaagaaattgctaCGTGCTACCGCCACGTTATTGCTAAAAAGGCGTACTACACGGCTGCAAGCGTTAGCTACCTCATTCATCATGTTCTTAAACTAAACTGAAACTTCATCAATGGATTCACATGCTAACAGTTGAGGACTATGAAATCGCTTTTCAACTCC
This region includes:
- the LOC126179204 gene encoding ice-structuring glycoprotein-like, producing the protein MAETHTQIPLSSCFQAVFILALVALAHAGGPASYQTVTNTADAGAVGSTHERTVKGYGGLNSISEYSKTIDGPHSSVRVSISRSSNDAYGYGGAAVAAAPAVAYTAAAPAVAAAPAVAYTAAAPAVAAAPAVGYAARTVAAAPAVAYTAAAAPAVAYAARTVSAGPALAYGARTVAAAPAVAYTAAAPAVTYASRTVAASPAIAYTAAAPAVTYASRTVATSPAVAYTAAAPAVTYAARTVSAAPAVAYTAAAPAVTYAARTVSAAPAVAYTASAPAVTYATRTVAAAPAVTYAAAAPAVTYAARTVSAAPAVAYTASAPAVTYAARTVAAAPAVSYTAAAPAYGSTYYGRAAYSGLAYGAGYSAGYGARAIAPAAVTYSAPAVTYAARTVTAAPALAYSSGLTYGAGYSYGAPAATVTYTSAAPAVGAAYLGRASYSGLAYGARAIAPALAYNSGLSYGAGYTYAASAPAVTYTTRTVTTAPAVTYTASAPTVTYSGATQSASYSVAAGAQLGTSFHGPIAQSAALHLHGKGLL